The genomic interval AGGTATCCATCAGGTTGAGTAGATCACTCCAATCCTGTTCACCAAGCCGGCGCCAAAGTCGGTAGCCGGTATGTCCCGGATCGAGTGTCCAAACACTGTTGAAAAGCAGGCCAGCATCTTGTTGTTCTAGTGCCTGGCAAAGGACTGATTCTGACGCCAGTGTGGGTACGATAGAATTGACCGGTGCAACGGTCATCTCTGCACTCGCAGCAAGATGCCACCAGACCATGGATACCTGGCTCAGGGTGTCATCATCCAGTTGATCCGCAAGAGCCGGGTCTGGAACATCGCGGAGAATGAATCCTAGGCCTTTGCCGGACAGTGGTGCGACAAGATCCCCAATACCGTTTCGCTGCGCAAGACGAGCCGCCAATGTCCACGCCCGTCCACGCAATGATTTAAGATCACCAGGTCCCGACTGCCCTGCAGTCAGTATCTGTTCAACGACCGGCTCTGTCTTCTCAGTTAAATGACCGGGAACCCGCCCCTCTGAACTAGAAGAGGTTTCGTTATCAGCATCAGAAAATGGATCATCACCCAGTTCTTTTACCGGATTCTCATAACGAGTCTTGGGATCTGCACTGTTCTCATCTTTCATTGACGAATGGGCTGGTGACCCAGTCGCATCACGGCAGACCTCGTCTGCCTCATCCGCTTCACTATTATCGTCATCGAATGCCGGAATATTCAGCTCACGCCCTGCAAGCTGTGCATTGAGTTCAACACGTACAGTCTGAATACTGACCTCAACCTGCTCCGCGATCTCTGTCTCGATCGCGCCGTGCAGCAGCCCGGTATCCCACTCGGTGGCATCGTATCGCCGACACAATGTGGCGAACACTTCATCGAAAACTGTCTCATCGCCCAGGGCATGTCTTTTCCAGACTTGGAACGTCGCTCGATCCAAGGCACGAATTCGCTGAACCTGTGGTCTGCCCAGTCCGGCATTGAGCGCTTTCGGAATCAGTGGAAGCAGTCGCTTAACCGCGTAGCCCATGCGCGAAATCAGTCCATGGCTGAGACTGTAACCGCCGGCAGCCAGTGCTATTTGAAGTTTTCTCTGGGAGATCTCATCGGTATCCAGTTCTTCTTTGAGTAATTTCTTGATATCGAAGACAGCGAGGGCCTTATCAATAAATGTCAGAGCCCCGCGGAGGTCATTTTCCCTAAGGTGTGCCAGGAGAACATCCGATTCTCGGCTCC from Candidatus Sedimenticola sp. (ex Thyasira tokunagai) carries:
- a CDS encoding ParB N-terminal domain-containing protein, with amino-acid sequence MPDNQSTNGKTLIGPGKVGETDTPKPIFLEITRIKAYDRNPRHGKNPEFDRIKASIRANGLDQPLVITQRPETADYVVHSGGNTRLVALQELYAETGDSQFARVQCLFKPWSRESDVLLAHLRENDLRGALTFIDKALAVFDIKKLLKEELDTDEISQRKLQIALAAGGYSLSHGLISRMGYAVKRLLPLIPKALNAGLGRPQVQRIRALDRATFQVWKRHALGDETVFDEVFATLCRRYDATEWDTGLLHGAIETEIAEQVEVSIQTVRVELNAQLAGRELNIPAFDDDNSEADEADEVCRDATGSPAHSSMKDENSADPKTRYENPVKELGDDPFSDADNETSSSSEGRVPGHLTEKTEPVVEQILTAGQSGPGDLKSLRGRAWTLAARLAQRNGIGDLVAPLSGKGLGFILRDVPDPALADQLDDDTLSQVSMVWWHLAASAEMTVAPVNSIVPTLASESVLCQALEQQDAGLLFNSVWTLDPGHTGYRLWRRLGEQDWSDLLNLMDTYRRIHHLAEESETRLWK